From one Drosophila subpulchrella strain 33 F10 #4 breed RU33 chromosome 3L, RU_Dsub_v1.1 Primary Assembly, whole genome shotgun sequence genomic stretch:
- the LOC119554269 gene encoding protein hairy, with product MVTGVTAANMTNVLGTAVVPAQLKETPLKSDRRSNKPIMEKRRRARINNCLNELKTLILDATKKDPARHSKLEKADILEKTVKHLQELQRQQAAMQQAADPKIVNKFKAGFADCVNEVSRFPGIEPSQRRRLLQHLSNCINGVKTELHQQQRQQQQQQSIHAQMLPSPPSSPEQDSQQQQPTPAAATPYLFGQIQQTASGYFLPNGMQVIPTKLPNGSIALVLPQSLPQQQQQQLLQHQQQQQQLAAAAAAAAAAAAAQQQPMLVTMPQRTASTGSASSHSSAGYESAPGSSSSCSYAPPSPANSSYEPMDIKPSVIQRVPVEQQPLSLVIKKQIKEEEQPWRPW from the exons ATGGTTACCGGCGTAACAGCAGCCAACATGACCAACGTTCTGGGTACCGCCGTTGTGCCGGCCCAGCTCAAGGAGACGCCACTCAAAAGTGACCGTCGG TCGAACAAACCCATCATGGAGAAACGCCGACGCGCCCGTATTAACAACTGTCTCAATGAACTCAAGACTCTGATTCTGGATGCCACCAAAAAAGAC CCGGCTCGCCACTCCAAATTGGAAAAGGCCGACATTCTGGAGAAGACAGTGAAGCATCTGCAGGAGCTGCAGCGCCAGCAGGCTGCCATGCAGCAGGCCGCCGATCCCAAGATTGTGAACAAATTCAAGGCCGGCTTTGCCGACTGTGTGAACGAGGTGAGCCGCTTCCCGGGCATCGAGCCCTCCCAGCGTCGCCGCCTGCTGCAGCACCTGAGCAACTGCATCAACGGGGTGAAGACAGAGCTGCACCAGCAGCagcgccagcagcagcagcaacagtccATCCACGCCCAGATGCTGCCCTCGCCGCCCAGTTCACCGGAGCAGGAtagccagcagcagcaaccgaCGCCGGCGGCGGCAACTCCCTACCTCTTTGGCCAGATCCAGCAGACCGCCAGCGGCTACTTCCTGCCCAATGGCATGCAGGTGATCCCCACCAAGCTGCCCAATGGAAGCATTGCCCTCGTCTTGCCCCAGAGcctgccgcagcagcagcagcaacagttgctgcaacaccagcaacagcagcagcaacttgccgccgcagcagcagcggcggcggcagcagcagcagcccaGCAGCAACCCATGTTGGTGACAATGCCGCAGCGTACCGCCAGCACCGGATCCGCCAGCTCGCACTCCTCCGCCGGATACGAGTCGGCGcccggcagcagcagcagctgcagctaCGCCCCGCCCAGTCCGGCCAACTCCAGCTACGAGCCCATGGACATCAAGCCGTCGGTCATCCAGCGTGTGCCCGTCGAGCAGCAGCCGCTGTCGCTGGTGATCAAGAAGCAGAtcaaggaggaggagcagcccTGGCGGCCCTGGtag
- the LOC119553559 gene encoding uncharacterized protein LOC119553559: MTDCLPRPKTSVVVNSLSGRRGDVVTRRNRWNGNQIENLSQTGAETPAATCNNHPVGQSTPADRRHRGTLTQRPCRTAHLPSIPRPTHLDDASPMSNLPPDVGRLSFSSESWNPTEQCSDLDGMQSGTGWDYDWILIRN; encoded by the exons ATGACTGATTGTCTGCCGAGGCCCAAGACGTCGGTCGTCGTAAACAGCTTATCAGGTCGGCGAGGCGATGTGGTTACCCGTCGAAACCGCTGGAACGGCAACCAGATCGAGAACCTGTCACAGACAGGGGCCGAGACACCGGCGGCAACATGCAATAATCACCCGGTTGGGCAAAGTACACCGGCCGACCGACGTCATCGTGGAACGCTGACGCAACGACCTTGTCGAACGGCCCACCTCCCGTCGATCCCACGACCCACCCACCTTGATGACGCCAGCCCAATGTCCAACCTGCCGCCG GATGTTGGACGACTTAGCTTTTCTTCGGAATCTTGGAATCCCACTGAGCAATGCAGTGATTTGGATGGAATGCAAAGCGGAACTGGCTGGGATTACGATTGGATTTTAATACGGAACTAA